From a region of the Haloferax volcanii DS2 genome:
- a CDS encoding TetR/AcrR family transcriptional regulator gives MTYFSDSADSDRHQTQQAILEATHQILLESGYNGISISQIADRVGISKSVIYHYYDDKESLLAEFLDVAHERFLEQIFGQEETTPRDELEHFLTLFITIPPVGCESETELTQLAKTYVELRTQSISNPDYRAIFTDSEEDIKRRLTETIEAGIDQGEFKPVNPERTSEHIITFVDGVLFRQATTESIDSELLHSEIQEHLADRIYR, from the coding sequence ATGACCTACTTCTCGGATTCAGCAGACTCCGATCGCCATCAGACACAGCAGGCGATCCTCGAAGCGACCCACCAGATATTGCTCGAGTCCGGATACAACGGAATCTCCATCTCGCAAATCGCTGACCGGGTCGGCATCAGCAAATCGGTTATCTACCACTACTACGACGACAAGGAGTCATTGCTGGCAGAGTTCCTCGATGTCGCTCACGAGCGGTTTCTTGAGCAGATATTCGGGCAGGAAGAGACAACACCCCGTGACGAGCTCGAACACTTTTTGACGCTGTTTATCACGATTCCGCCGGTGGGGTGTGAGTCGGAGACGGAGCTGACACAGCTCGCAAAGACGTACGTCGAACTACGGACGCAATCGATTTCGAATCCGGATTATCGAGCCATTTTCACCGACTCAGAGGAAGACATCAAACGGCGGCTCACCGAAACAATCGAAGCAGGAATCGACCAAGGCGAGTTCAAGCCGGTGAATCCGGAGCGGACGAGCGAGCACATCATCACATTCGTCGATGGGGTCCTGTTTCGGCAAGCAACGACAGAGTCAATCGATAGCGAACTGCTGCACAGCGAGATTCAAGAGCACCTCGCTGATCGGATTTACCGCTGA
- the cetZ6 gene encoding tubulin-like protein CetZ6 — protein MNVFCFGAGKAGGRVVEQLLEYERQRNPDFISGAAACDTTAADLDALELIPEDARALFGATETNGQGFDGDAERGAAAAADEHRKLLEPTDDAPIAASDAFVVCAGLGGGTGGPTAAVLAERLSEVYDQPVYGVGIFSTATTDQQHASNTLRSLRQLVSKTDHVFGFDTAAWVKNEDEPISDEAYDTLNAELARRLGTLFAAGEVTTADDVGASVVDASEIMNTLRGGGLATLGYSERPLPPRDTSVVGRLKRLVGDDAESVDQIDSLNRITTQTREAVRGQLTLSCDIGSASRGLLVITGRPAWLNRDAISQNQGWIEEQTGSLEVRNGDDPRPDADALSVLVLLGGINPTAQLTALQAVADAGDSGDA, from the coding sequence ATGAACGTGTTCTGCTTTGGAGCAGGGAAGGCAGGAGGGAGAGTCGTCGAACAACTGCTGGAGTACGAACGACAGCGCAACCCGGATTTCATCAGCGGCGCGGCCGCCTGCGATACGACCGCGGCCGACCTCGACGCCTTAGAGCTGATTCCCGAAGACGCACGCGCGCTGTTCGGTGCGACCGAAACCAACGGACAGGGCTTCGACGGTGACGCCGAGCGCGGCGCTGCCGCCGCCGCAGACGAGCATCGAAAACTCCTCGAACCGACCGACGACGCGCCGATTGCAGCGAGCGACGCCTTCGTCGTCTGTGCCGGTCTCGGCGGCGGGACCGGCGGCCCGACCGCCGCGGTGCTCGCCGAGCGGCTCTCGGAGGTGTACGACCAGCCGGTGTACGGCGTCGGCATCTTCTCGACGGCGACGACGGACCAACAGCACGCGTCGAACACGTTGCGGTCGCTCCGCCAACTCGTGTCGAAGACCGACCACGTCTTCGGCTTCGACACGGCGGCGTGGGTCAAAAACGAAGACGAACCGATCTCCGACGAGGCGTACGACACGCTCAACGCGGAGCTCGCACGCCGTCTCGGCACGCTCTTCGCAGCGGGCGAGGTCACGACCGCCGACGACGTCGGCGCGAGCGTCGTCGACGCCTCGGAGATTATGAACACGCTTCGCGGCGGCGGACTCGCAACGCTGGGGTACTCCGAGCGCCCGCTCCCGCCGCGCGATACGAGCGTGGTGGGGCGTCTCAAGCGACTCGTGGGTGACGACGCCGAGTCCGTCGACCAGATCGACTCGCTCAACCGAATCACGACACAGACGCGGGAAGCCGTCCGCGGACAGCTGACGCTCTCCTGCGATATCGGCTCTGCGTCCCGCGGCCTGCTCGTTATCACCGGGCGACCGGCATGGCTCAACCGAGACGCGATTAGTCAGAACCAAGGCTGGATCGAAGAGCAGACGGGGAGCCTGGAGGTTCGGAACGGCGACGACCCCCGGCCGGATGCGGACGCCCTCAGCGTGTTAGTCCTCCTCGGCGGGATTAACCCGACCGCACAGTTGACCGCGCTCCAAGCCGTTGCGGACGCAGGTGACTCGGGCGACGCGTGA
- a CDS encoding efflux RND transporter permease subunit has product MDLQIDYQHYIDVVDGWIVDQPKTVLLVFLLLSAGFSAGLGQSGTSSGTSQFTEDVAAYQAFEEVNDNFERVTFEEDTGTTQLIQSGSNVLSKPELLRMLKAQQRLQANPELSVVQTTSVARAVARAIDPSATTIDEEIDAVEQATPTEIDRAVQVAVEQNPSVRSSLSEDFNARSASASATIGIVTHSLTTEVSDSAGTGGDSPLTEIQRHAEFIVGSVGGDIRVFGSGILSEEFSSVIGDSLALVVPAAVVLILFFLVFAYRDPIDLLIGVISLAMAVLWTFGFMGLAGIAFSQMLIAVPPLLLAVGIDFGIHAINRYREERTEGFGIHESMRTATDQLLVAFTIVTGTTVIGFAANASSELGPIRDFGIVAAVGIVFTFFIFGIFLPAAKVYLDSLRERVGFPEFGSEPLGAEDSVLGKILPVGIHIARLAPKAFLVLLVVSTVWMGYYGSGVDSRFTQDSFLPPEDNPEYLELFPQQLQPRDYTVTETTNFLEDNFQTGEEDVTTVYVEGSLTDGGTLESIWRAGDSPPDSFVVDDGHARETSIITVIQSYAERDPEFAALVARNDRDANGIPDDNLKQIYDELLDSPARGQALNYITDDYTSARVEYAVESDASQADVTEDTRAVADRYRVKATATGNVVILKAVSDVIAQSAFISLVLALGGSAVFLIIIYTLLEGRPSLGIVNLVPIMVTVAGIAATMRYLDIPFNVMTGTILSIGIGLGIDYSAHLVHRFAEEYDEGTDVFAALTDSVRGTGGALTGSMLTTVTGIGVLVIAITPILGQFGLLTGVSILYSYVASLVVLPPALVVWARLVHGEDAESTDAASGPDGAGGAV; this is encoded by the coding sequence ATGGACCTCCAGATCGATTACCAGCACTACATCGACGTCGTCGACGGCTGGATAGTCGACCAGCCGAAGACGGTGCTCCTCGTCTTCTTACTGCTTTCGGCGGGGTTTTCCGCCGGACTCGGACAGTCTGGAACCTCGTCTGGAACCAGTCAGTTTACCGAAGATGTCGCCGCGTACCAAGCGTTCGAAGAGGTCAACGACAACTTCGAGCGGGTGACGTTCGAGGAAGACACCGGTACGACACAGCTCATCCAATCGGGATCGAACGTCCTGTCGAAGCCCGAGCTACTCAGGATGCTCAAGGCTCAACAGCGGTTGCAGGCCAATCCCGAGCTATCTGTCGTACAGACGACGAGCGTCGCCCGCGCCGTCGCCAGAGCCATAGACCCCTCGGCGACAACCATCGACGAAGAGATCGACGCCGTCGAACAGGCGACGCCGACGGAAATCGACCGCGCAGTCCAAGTCGCCGTCGAACAAAACCCGTCGGTTCGGTCGAGTCTGAGCGAGGACTTCAACGCGCGTTCCGCGTCGGCGTCCGCGACGATCGGCATCGTCACGCACTCGCTCACGACGGAGGTGTCCGACTCGGCCGGGACGGGCGGCGACAGCCCGCTGACGGAGATTCAACGCCACGCCGAGTTCATCGTCGGCTCCGTCGGCGGGGATATCCGGGTGTTCGGCAGCGGAATCCTCTCCGAGGAGTTCTCCTCGGTCATCGGCGATTCGCTCGCACTCGTCGTGCCGGCGGCGGTCGTCTTGATCCTGTTTTTCTTGGTGTTCGCGTACCGCGACCCAATCGACCTCCTGATCGGGGTCATCTCGCTGGCGATGGCCGTCCTCTGGACGTTCGGCTTCATGGGCTTGGCCGGAATCGCGTTCTCACAGATGCTCATCGCGGTTCCGCCGCTTCTCCTCGCGGTCGGCATCGACTTCGGGATTCACGCCATCAATCGCTACCGCGAAGAGCGGACCGAGGGCTTCGGCATCCACGAGTCGATGCGGACGGCGACCGACCAACTTCTCGTCGCGTTCACTATCGTGACGGGAACGACGGTCATCGGCTTCGCGGCCAACGCGTCGAGCGAACTCGGGCCCATCCGCGACTTCGGTATCGTCGCGGCTGTCGGCATCGTGTTTACCTTCTTCATCTTCGGCATCTTCCTGCCGGCGGCGAAGGTGTATCTCGACAGCCTCCGAGAGCGGGTCGGCTTCCCCGAGTTCGGGTCCGAACCACTCGGTGCGGAAGACTCGGTCCTCGGGAAGATTCTCCCGGTCGGGATTCACATCGCGCGCCTCGCCCCGAAGGCGTTCCTCGTCCTGCTGGTCGTGAGTACCGTGTGGATGGGGTACTACGGGTCGGGCGTCGACAGTCGCTTCACGCAGGATTCGTTCCTCCCGCCGGAGGACAACCCGGAGTATCTCGAACTGTTCCCCCAACAGCTACAACCGCGTGACTACACCGTGACCGAGACGACGAACTTCCTCGAAGACAACTTCCAGACCGGCGAGGAAGACGTCACGACGGTGTACGTCGAGGGGTCGCTTACGGACGGTGGTACCTTAGAATCCATCTGGCGGGCGGGAGACAGCCCCCCCGACAGCTTCGTCGTCGACGACGGCCACGCGCGGGAGACGAGTATCATCACCGTCATCCAGAGCTACGCGGAGCGGGACCCCGAGTTCGCGGCGCTCGTCGCTCGGAACGACCGCGACGCGAACGGCATCCCCGACGACAACCTCAAGCAGATCTACGACGAGCTCCTTGACTCGCCTGCGCGCGGTCAGGCGCTCAACTACATCACCGACGATTACACCTCCGCACGCGTCGAGTACGCGGTCGAATCCGACGCCAGTCAGGCCGACGTGACCGAAGACACGCGCGCGGTCGCCGACCGCTACCGCGTCAAGGCGACGGCCACCGGCAACGTCGTGATACTGAAGGCCGTCTCGGACGTCATCGCGCAGTCGGCGTTCATCAGCCTCGTGCTCGCGCTCGGCGGCTCCGCGGTCTTCCTCATCATCATCTATACCCTGCTCGAAGGCCGGCCCTCGCTCGGGATTGTGAATCTGGTCCCGATCATGGTGACCGTCGCCGGGATCGCCGCGACGATGCGCTATCTCGATATCCCGTTCAACGTGATGACCGGAACGATCCTGTCGATCGGGATCGGCCTCGGTATCGACTACTCGGCGCACCTCGTCCACCGGTTCGCCGAGGAGTACGACGAGGGCACGGACGTCTTCGCTGCGCTGACCGATTCGGTGCGCGGGACCGGTGGCGCGCTCACCGGCAGTATGCTGACGACGGTGACCGGAATCGGCGTGCTCGTCATCGCGATTACGCCGATTCTCGGCCAGTTCGGACTCCTGACCGGGGTCTCGATTCTGTACTCGTACGTGGCCTCGCTCGTCGTCTTACCGCCGGCACTCGTCGTCTGGGCGCGACTCGTCCACGGCGAAGACGCCGAGTCGACCGACGCGGCGAGCGGCCCGGACGGCGCCGGCGGTGCGGTGTAA
- a CDS encoding COG1361 S-layer family protein has protein sequence MVAPVVAQTASSGQVYGSPDIDVFTSTSEFEPGTQSQLRLTLQNNGEIDQSGPERYESRVTTARGVTVEARPGDAPVEINTGTIGAGNVPMGTVDLSPIDITVSENATPGTYRIPVEVSYTYTRLVDYDPSGAEYTDNTRTRTHYVTVRVRDQPRFEVVETSSTAQVGNTGDLSVTIENTGTRAATEASVTATSRSDELTFGTGSASSTAQVGRWAVGERRTVNYTVSLAEDATVRGYTVNLDVDYTDTDGIARTSRTLNIGVTAAEEQSFALENVSTNLRVGADGTVSGTVINNGPKRVDDPVLRFSSNNPNINVETSEYALPDLEPGDSADFSYEVGVSDAANANVQQLNLSVAYRNSRGNTRVSDSLTTNAEIAPHRDRFVVEVANNTIEAGSERALRVRVTNNGDEPLTNIEAKAFVSDPLSSGNDEGIISELPPGESEEFTIALSAGANALPKRYPVSFDFQYEMPDGDTEVSQTYTTPIEVIESEGGGLPVGLIVGAVIVIGVLGVFGWRRFNTDE, from the coding sequence ATGGTCGCTCCAGTCGTCGCCCAGACCGCGAGTTCGGGGCAAGTGTACGGCTCTCCCGACATCGACGTCTTCACGTCGACGAGTGAGTTCGAGCCCGGAACGCAGTCCCAGCTCAGGCTCACGCTCCAAAACAACGGTGAGATCGACCAATCGGGTCCGGAACGATACGAGAGTCGCGTGACAACGGCCCGTGGCGTCACGGTCGAGGCACGCCCGGGGGACGCCCCGGTCGAGATTAACACCGGCACAATCGGCGCTGGAAACGTCCCGATGGGGACCGTCGACCTCTCGCCGATAGATATCACGGTCTCCGAGAACGCGACCCCCGGGACGTATCGAATCCCGGTCGAGGTGTCGTACACGTACACCCGACTCGTCGATTACGACCCGTCGGGGGCCGAGTACACGGACAACACGCGGACGAGAACCCACTACGTGACGGTTCGCGTGCGCGACCAGCCACGGTTCGAAGTCGTCGAGACGTCGTCGACGGCGCAGGTCGGGAACACCGGCGACCTCTCCGTGACGATCGAAAACACCGGCACCCGCGCCGCGACCGAAGCGAGCGTCACGGCGACCTCGCGGAGCGACGAACTCACGTTCGGGACGGGCTCGGCGAGTTCGACCGCGCAGGTCGGCCGCTGGGCCGTCGGCGAACGTCGGACGGTCAACTACACGGTATCGCTCGCCGAGGACGCAACGGTTCGCGGCTACACCGTTAATCTCGACGTCGACTACACCGATACGGACGGCATCGCTCGAACGTCGCGAACGCTGAACATCGGCGTCACCGCCGCTGAAGAACAGAGCTTCGCCCTCGAAAACGTCTCTACGAACCTCCGTGTCGGCGCGGACGGAACGGTCTCGGGGACGGTCATCAACAACGGGCCGAAACGCGTCGACGACCCGGTGCTCCGGTTCAGTTCGAACAACCCGAACATCAACGTCGAGACGTCCGAGTACGCGCTGCCGGACCTCGAACCCGGCGACAGCGCCGACTTCTCGTACGAGGTCGGCGTGAGTGACGCCGCGAACGCGAACGTCCAACAGCTCAACCTCTCGGTGGCGTACCGCAACAGCCGCGGCAACACGCGGGTCAGCGACAGTCTCACGACCAACGCCGAAATCGCGCCGCATCGGGACCGCTTCGTCGTCGAGGTCGCCAACAACACCATCGAAGCGGGCAGTGAGAGAGCGCTCCGCGTTCGGGTCACCAACAACGGCGACGAGCCGCTCACGAACATCGAAGCGAAGGCGTTCGTCAGCGACCCGCTCAGTAGCGGCAACGACGAGGGAATCATCAGCGAACTCCCGCCGGGAGAATCCGAAGAGTTCACGATTGCGCTGAGCGCCGGGGCCAACGCGCTGCCGAAGCGCTACCCGGTCTCGTTCGACTTCCAGTACGAGATGCCGGACGGTGACACGGAAGTCTCCCAGACGTACACCACGCCCATCGAAGTAATCGAGTCAGAGGGCGGCGGCCTCCCGGTCGGGCTAATCGTCGGTGCAGTCATCGTTATCGGCGTGCTCGGTGTGTTCGGCTGGCGGCGCTTCAACACGGACGAGTAA
- a CDS encoding DUF7827 domain-containing protein, whose amino-acid sequence MLILGLMVIPGGAIAVSASESTDESVRFADAQRIEQQGDFVKRTLVLNNTDEARLQIASAEGDFSATVSATDGSGDGAVTVVFDTRNANDPDAAFRTADANDTISVLTRPSATAPETLPTGRYNVIASAGQTRIADRLWIEPPSVRGSAACSVPATQQPDTIDCTDRSREGGSPVVAVGDDAVVQYRVSGLESSVQRPAPGTRSVFARNASTGAHTTHVVQWSPQADVRTSQTLRVNYREGRSPSLHSSRLIDHIGIDTDADGEIDRSLRTAVNRYQVTSTGGLTVAFDEPISVADNETLLFEYHVVNPRTEGVTDASVSFGGETVHSSLEYAPSGLGNVGPGVDLRVESSEMDLISPQTVFDVAYDAETDTLNVVADSTRLETGTYNVTAVIDTDIHADGDRVVLTEAFTVAEPSVDNLSATMAGTKLNVSAQTNLAPQTKMDIDLTMSQEGTTYFSRCLTTVGQNGVVACDFTPPRTGTANVSISYNDTVVAGPKEIEIESNVTTRG is encoded by the coding sequence TTGTTGATTCTCGGCCTCATGGTGATTCCCGGCGGTGCAATCGCGGTGTCTGCGTCGGAATCGACAGACGAGTCGGTGCGGTTCGCGGACGCCCAACGGATCGAACAGCAAGGCGACTTCGTAAAGCGCACGCTCGTCCTCAACAACACCGACGAAGCCAGACTCCAGATCGCATCTGCGGAAGGTGACTTCTCGGCGACCGTCTCGGCGACCGACGGCTCCGGCGACGGCGCTGTCACCGTGGTGTTCGACACGCGAAACGCAAACGACCCCGACGCCGCCTTCCGCACGGCGGACGCAAACGACACTATCTCGGTCCTCACTCGGCCGAGCGCGACCGCCCCGGAGACGCTCCCGACCGGACGGTACAACGTCATCGCCTCCGCCGGCCAGACCCGGATTGCGGACCGTCTCTGGATTGAGCCCCCATCGGTCCGGGGGAGCGCGGCGTGTTCGGTACCGGCCACTCAGCAACCCGATACCATCGACTGTACCGATAGATCACGCGAGGGTGGGTCCCCCGTCGTTGCCGTCGGCGACGACGCGGTCGTGCAGTACCGTGTGAGTGGGCTCGAAAGCTCCGTTCAACGCCCCGCTCCCGGCACGCGGTCGGTGTTCGCGCGTAACGCGTCCACAGGCGCGCACACGACACACGTTGTACAGTGGTCGCCACAGGCGGACGTTCGGACGAGTCAAACGCTCCGAGTCAACTACCGAGAGGGGAGGTCGCCGTCCCTGCACAGCTCGCGGTTAATCGACCACATCGGGATTGATACGGATGCCGACGGTGAGATCGACCGGTCGCTCAGAACCGCAGTCAACCGGTATCAGGTCACGTCCACCGGCGGGCTCACAGTCGCGTTCGACGAACCGATATCAGTCGCAGACAACGAGACGCTGCTGTTCGAATACCACGTCGTCAACCCCCGTACGGAAGGTGTGACCGACGCCTCGGTGTCGTTCGGAGGCGAGACCGTCCACAGTAGTCTCGAATACGCACCGAGTGGTCTCGGTAACGTGGGCCCCGGTGTCGACCTCCGGGTTGAGAGCTCCGAGATGGATCTCATCTCCCCACAGACGGTGTTCGATGTCGCATACGACGCGGAGACCGACACGCTCAACGTCGTCGCCGACTCCACGCGCTTGGAAACCGGGACGTACAACGTGACAGCCGTCATCGACACCGACATCCACGCCGACGGCGACCGGGTCGTACTGACCGAGGCGTTCACGGTCGCCGAACCGTCGGTGGACAACCTCTCGGCCACCATGGCCGGCACGAAGCTCAACGTCTCGGCGCAGACCAACCTCGCTCCACAGACCAAGATGGACATCGACCTCACGATGTCACAGGAGGGCACCACGTATTTCTCACGGTGTCTGACGACGGTCGGTCAGAACGGTGTCGTCGCCTGTGACTTCACACCGCCAAGAACTGGGACCGCGAACGTCTCGATTAGCTACAACGACACGGTCGTCGCGGGACCGAAAGAGATCGAGATCGAATCGAACGTGACCACTCGCGGGTAA